A stretch of the Bradyrhizobium arachidis genome encodes the following:
- a CDS encoding molybdopterin-dependent oxidoreductase: MSTMTINGRVETLPDDPDALLIDVVRDQLGLTGTKLVCGGGVCGACTVLVDGAPVTSCLMPAHAAAGKFVTTVEGIGAKDLHAVQKAFMAHDALQCGFCTPGFVVEAAAFCDRWRAANGTALPSREEIGAALSGHLCRCGAYDAIFRAVADACAGRFDGDNFASPRIEACDKVTGSARYTVDVRHDGQLEGVILRSQHAHARITALDLAPAQALPGVTAVSLLSEDRIVRYVGEAIAAVAAKDHRSALAALAAIKVTSEKLPAVIGLDAARKDDAPVVFDRSSRKKAGNVSEAAGGPAPWKGNLRGPTSVFARRAKKARNWVNEARQANNALLVEATFRTGTQQHTCLEPHAAVARFDGGRLTVHASSQWVVHLKDQIAKRFKLEPSNIRVIADHVGGGFGSKASLGTEAIAAVELARAAKAPVRVVYDRHEELSVAGYRPAAEVKVALLPAADGGLKAMSVIAHADTGAAINSTIAGLARLMYPAEAKELSDFDVISNLPPGAAFRGPGGPPMAFAVEQAVDEAAVRLKTDPITLRKRWDPDPNRQRLYDWALGLDTWRDSRRNRATAQTGRYRRGVGVATGYWFYLWQPKVKVEVAVKGGRVVLSTATQDIGTGTRSVLADTLAREFDLEPGEVEVRIGDSSLPEGPGSGGSRVTASVLPPTLTAIQKLKDAILAQATRKPAPGSNAPWRELIARAPDIAISETRGEDGRNTAPGIRSPLKDLGLLGLVFGWMMRRNSNLVIGAGVPSSVQVIEVEVDTWLGHVRVLKVHTGIAVGKIAAPQLAHSQACGAVIQGLGYALYEAREVDPHSGDVLTSGMEDYRIPGIADTPEIDVHFDQAGFDHVLGSSVGIGEVATVPTSPAVANAIFDAIGIRLTEIPIGPDRIVAALKGRTAA; the protein is encoded by the coding sequence ATGAGCACGATGACCATCAATGGCCGCGTCGAAACCCTGCCCGACGATCCCGACGCGCTGCTCATCGACGTCGTGCGCGACCAACTCGGTCTCACCGGCACCAAGCTCGTCTGCGGTGGTGGCGTCTGCGGCGCCTGTACGGTGCTCGTCGACGGCGCGCCGGTCACGAGCTGCCTGATGCCGGCGCACGCGGCGGCCGGCAAGTTCGTGACGACGGTGGAGGGCATTGGGGCAAAGGACCTGCACGCCGTGCAGAAGGCGTTCATGGCGCATGACGCTCTGCAATGCGGCTTTTGCACGCCGGGCTTCGTCGTGGAGGCGGCCGCGTTCTGCGATCGCTGGCGCGCGGCGAATGGGACGGCGCTGCCCTCGCGCGAGGAGATCGGCGCCGCGCTGTCCGGTCATCTCTGCCGCTGCGGCGCCTATGACGCGATCTTCCGCGCCGTCGCCGATGCCTGTGCCGGCCGCTTCGACGGCGATAATTTCGCAAGTCCGCGCATCGAGGCGTGCGACAAGGTGACGGGCTCGGCCAGGTACACCGTCGACGTCAGGCATGACGGCCAGCTCGAAGGCGTGATCCTGCGGTCGCAGCATGCGCATGCGCGCATTACGGCGCTCGATCTGGCGCCTGCGCAAGCGCTGCCCGGCGTCACCGCGGTGTCGCTGCTGTCCGAGGACCGCATCGTGCGCTATGTCGGCGAGGCGATCGCGGCGGTCGCGGCGAAGGACCACAGAAGCGCGCTCGCTGCGCTTGCTGCGATCAAGGTCACCAGCGAAAAGCTGCCCGCGGTGATCGGGCTCGATGCCGCGCGGAAGGACGATGCGCCCGTCGTGTTCGACCGATCGAGCCGCAAGAAGGCGGGCAACGTCTCGGAAGCGGCCGGCGGGCCGGCGCCGTGGAAGGGAAACCTGCGCGGCCCGACCTCGGTGTTTGCAAGGCGCGCCAAGAAGGCGCGCAACTGGGTGAACGAGGCGCGCCAGGCGAACAACGCGCTGCTCGTCGAAGCGACGTTCCGCACCGGCACGCAGCAGCACACCTGTCTCGAACCCCATGCTGCGGTGGCGCGCTTCGACGGCGGCCGGCTGACGGTGCATGCCTCGTCGCAGTGGGTGGTGCATCTGAAGGATCAGATCGCAAAACGCTTCAAGCTCGAGCCATCAAACATCCGCGTGATCGCCGACCATGTCGGCGGCGGGTTTGGCTCGAAGGCGAGCCTCGGCACGGAAGCGATCGCGGCGGTCGAGCTCGCGCGCGCGGCGAAGGCGCCGGTGCGGGTCGTCTACGATCGCCACGAGGAATTGTCGGTTGCCGGTTATCGGCCGGCGGCCGAGGTGAAGGTCGCGCTGCTTCCCGCCGCGGACGGCGGATTGAAGGCGATGTCCGTCATCGCCCATGCCGACACCGGCGCCGCGATCAACTCGACGATCGCGGGCCTGGCGAGGCTGATGTACCCGGCCGAGGCCAAGGAGCTGTCGGATTTCGACGTCATCAGCAATTTGCCGCCGGGTGCGGCGTTCCGCGGGCCCGGCGGACCGCCGATGGCGTTCGCGGTGGAGCAGGCCGTCGACGAGGCCGCCGTTCGGCTCAAGACCGATCCGATTACCTTACGCAAGCGCTGGGACCCGGATCCCAACCGCCAGCGGCTCTATGACTGGGCGCTGGGCCTCGATACCTGGCGTGACTCTCGGCGCAACCGCGCGACGGCGCAAACCGGCCGCTATCGCCGCGGTGTCGGCGTCGCGACCGGCTACTGGTTCTATCTCTGGCAGCCCAAGGTGAAGGTCGAGGTTGCGGTCAAGGGCGGCCGCGTCGTGCTCTCGACCGCGACGCAGGATATCGGCACCGGCACCCGCAGCGTGCTGGCCGATACGTTGGCGCGCGAATTCGATCTCGAGCCTGGGGAGGTCGAGGTGCGCATCGGCGACTCCTCGCTGCCGGAAGGTCCCGGCTCCGGCGGCAGCCGCGTCACCGCCTCGGTGCTGCCGCCGACGCTGACCGCGATCCAGAAGCTGAAGGACGCGATCCTGGCGCAGGCCACGCGCAAGCCCGCGCCCGGCTCCAACGCGCCGTGGCGCGAACTGATTGCGCGCGCGCCTGATATCGCCATTTCGGAAACGCGCGGCGAGGACGGCCGCAACACGGCGCCCGGCATCCGCTCGCCGCTGAAAGACCTCGGGCTTCTGGGACTGGTGTTCGGCTGGATGATGCGCCGCAACTCCAACCTCGTGATCGGCGCCGGCGTGCCGAGCTCGGTGCAAGTCATCGAGGTCGAGGTCGACACCTGGCTCGGTCACGTGCGCGTGCTCAAGGTGCACACGGGGATCGCGGTCGGGAAGATCGCGGCACCCCAGCTCGCGCACAGCCAGGCCTGTGGCGCTGTCATCCAGGGGCTCGGCTACGCGCTCTACGAGGCGCGCGAGGTCGATCCGCACAGCGGCGACGTGCTCACATCAGGCATGGAGGATTATCGCATCCCGGGCATTGCCGACACGCCCGAGATCGACGTGCATTTCGACCAGGCCGGCTTCGATCACGTGCTCGGCAGCAGCGTCGGCATCGGAGAGGTGGCGACGGTGCCGACCTCGCCCGCGGTCGCCAACGCCATCTTCGACGCGATCGGCATTCGTCTCACTGAAATTCCGATCGGGCCCGACCGCATCGTCGCTGCCCTGAAGGGGAGGACCGCGGCATGA
- a CDS encoding TetR/AcrR family transcriptional regulator gives MGPKTRILDATMLVFRRHGFRRSSIEQVAEAAGLTRQALYHHFESKEALFRAVIARVHETAIAAEEAAIGEVEKAGRSFADILVAGMTARMQAMIGSFDGSPHIEELYSEHLVHGRDLYQKYSAVYAERLVATIARIARKQKLALPQGLSPTEFARLVEMAVHGSKSQHPAMQPADAFLKDMALMVRTLCAGAAPKSQERPANKAEARARSSRSKAGARS, from the coding sequence ATGGGACCGAAAACGCGCATTCTCGACGCAACCATGCTCGTGTTCCGCCGTCATGGCTTCCGCCGCTCCTCGATCGAGCAGGTTGCGGAGGCCGCCGGCCTGACGCGGCAGGCGCTCTATCATCATTTCGAATCCAAGGAAGCGCTGTTCCGCGCCGTGATCGCGCGCGTGCACGAGACCGCCATTGCTGCCGAGGAGGCTGCGATCGGCGAGGTGGAGAAGGCCGGCCGCAGCTTCGCTGACATTCTCGTCGCCGGCATGACGGCGCGGATGCAGGCCATGATCGGCTCGTTCGACGGATCGCCGCATATCGAGGAGCTGTATTCCGAACACCTCGTGCATGGGCGCGACCTCTACCAGAAATACTCGGCAGTCTACGCGGAGCGGCTGGTCGCGACGATTGCGCGGATCGCGCGCAAGCAGAAGCTTGCGCTGCCGCAAGGCCTGTCGCCGACCGAATTCGCGCGGCTTGTCGAAATGGCGGTGCACGGATCGAAGTCGCAGCATCCGGCGATGCAGCCGGCCGATGCGTTCCTGAAGGACATGGCGCTGATGGTGCGAACGCTCTGTGCGGGCGCCGCGCCGAAATCGCAGGAGCGGCCCGCCAACAAGGCGGAGGCAAGAGCAAGATCGTCACGCAGCAAAGCTGGAGCACGTTCATGA